Part of the Bacteroidales bacterium genome is shown below.
TTTAATTTGTAAAAGATATTCAGCAGTTTTTTTTGCACAATTCTCCATATGAATATGTATAAAGTTCATTTCGAAAACAGATTCATAACAATAAGCCCTGAACCTGACCGGTTACAAAAGTACGGCTTATTCCATAAATTCAATGACACAAGCGAACTTTATAAATTAATATCTGATTTTCAGACAGATAAGAACATTCATGCAATAAATATCTATGGACCCGATATTAAGTTCATCTGGAAGCTCTTCAGGATATATTTCACTGAAGTCGGAGCTGCAGGCGGACTTGTGAAACACACATCCGGCAGATACCTGTTTATCGAGAAGAAAGGGAAGCTCGATCTGCCAAAAGGGCATCTGGAGCCTGGGGAAGAACCTGAAACGTGTGCAATCAGGGAAGTAAGTGAGGAGTGCGGGATTTCAGGACACACAATTGTAAAACCCATCACTCCAAGTTACCATACCTATAGCTGGGAAGGGATTTCATACCTGAAAAAGACAAGCTGGTTTCTGATGCAATACGATGGCGAAATGATTACCGAACCTCAGGTTGAAGAAGGAATTACAAAAGTTGAATGGCTACTGCCTGATGAGCTTAATTCACTTAAGACAAATGCCTGGTTGTCGCTGATGGACCTTATAAACGATTCTATTCTGAGATAAATTACTATTCTTCG
Proteins encoded:
- a CDS encoding NUDIX domain-containing protein is translated as MNMYKVHFENRFITISPEPDRLQKYGLFHKFNDTSELYKLISDFQTDKNIHAINIYGPDIKFIWKLFRIYFTEVGAAGGLVKHTSGRYLFIEKKGKLDLPKGHLEPGEEPETCAIREVSEECGISGHTIVKPITPSYHTYSWEGISYLKKTSWFLMQYDGEMITEPQVEEGITKVEWLLPDELNSLKTNAWLSLMDLINDSILR